Within the Arthrobacter caoxuetaonis genome, the region CCATTTCGTTCCTTCAGGAAGTCAATGCCACCGCCTACCGCCGGGTGCCCGGAATCGTCATGGTCGCAGAAGAGTCGACGGCGTTCCCGGGTGTCACCGCACCGACAAGCACCGGCGGACTCGGCTTCGGCCTGAAATGGAACATGGGGTGGATGAACGACACCCTGGAGTACATGTCGGAAGACCCGATCAACCGCATGTACCACCACGCCAAGCTCACGTTCTCCCTGGTCTACGCCTTCACCGAGAATTTCCTGCTGCCCATCAGCCACGACGAAGTCGTGCATGGCAAGGGTTCGCTGCTTCGCAAGATGCCGGGGGACCGGTGGCAGCAGCTCGCCAACGTCCGCGCCTACCTGGCGTTCCAATGGGCCCACCCGGGCAAGCAGCTCATCTTCATGGGGACTGAGTTCGGCCAGGAAGCCGAATGGTCTGAACAGTACGGACTGGACTGGTACCTGACCGAAACGCCGCAGCACCGCGGGGTGCAGCTGCTGGTCAAGGAGCTGAACGGGATCTACCAGCGGACGCCTGCGCTGTACGACCGGGATAACGAGCCGGCCGGGTTCCAGTGGATCAACGAGAACGACGGCGCACGGAACGTCCTCTCCTTCATCCGTTGGGACCATCAGGGCAACCCGCTGGTCTGCATAGCGAACTTCTCCGGAAACCCGCATGAAGGCTTCCGTGTGGGCCTGCCCTGGGCAGGCGACTGGGTGGAGCGGCTCAATACGGATGCCTCCGACTTCGGCGGCTCGGGCGTCGGGAACATGGGGACGGTTACTGCAACTGAGGGTGCCTACGAAGGGCAGCCCGCTTCGGCGGAACTCCGGCTGCCGCCGCTGGGCGTCCTCTACCTGACGCCCCGCGCATAGCGGGTCTCGCAGGGGTCGAACAGCCCCAGCCGTTGGCGGGTTCGGGTGTAGATCCGAGCCCGCCAAAATCGTGCTATAGTTGATATCCGCGCAGAACGAGAGATCGGGAAGCGCGCCGCAGGGCCGAGAAGCCGGTTTGACACCGACAGGCCAGCGGTACTAAGATAGAAAAGTTGCTCCGGAGCGACGGAGAGCACAAGATTCCACGGAATATCAGCTCTCCCGGTGCCGGAAGTACCTGTTGTTTGAGAACTCAATAGTGTGCCAAGTTTATTGATACCAATTATTTTGATTGGTTGAACTGGCTGTTCGGCCCACCCCGTGGGCTGGAGCAGCTTTTTTAGCTGGTTTCGAATTTAGTGCATGACTGTGCAGCCAATTTTCCTTGGCTCCGGTTGTGTGTCTGTAACACATTTACGGAGAGTTTGATCCTGGCTCAGGATGAACGCTGGCGGCGTGCTTAACACATGCAAGTCGAACGATGACTTCTGTGCTTGCACAGAATGATTAGTGGCGAACGGGTGAGTAACACGTGAGTAACCTGCCCTTAACTTCGGGATAAGCCTGGGAAACCGGGTCTAATACCGGATACGACCATCTGGCGCATGCCATGGTGGTGGAAAGCTTTATGCGGTTTTGGATGGACTCGCGGCCTATCAGCTTGTTGGTTGGGGTAATGGCCCACCAAGGCGACGACGGGTAGCCGGCCTGAGAGGGTGACCGGCCACACTGGGACTGAGACACGGCCCAGACTCCTACGGGAGGCAGCAGTGGGGAATATTGCACAATGGGCGGAAGCCTGATGCAGCGACGCCGCGTGAGGGATGACGGCCTTCGGGTTGTAAACCTCTTTCAGCAGGGAAGAAGCGAAAGTGACGGTACCTGCAGAAGAAGCGCCGGCTAACTACGTGCCAGCAGCCGCGGTAATACGTAGGGCGCAAGCGTTATCCGGAATTATTGGGCGTAAAGAGCTCGTAGGCGGTTTGTCGCGTCTGCTGTGAAAGCCCGGGCTCAACCCCGGGTCTGCAGTGGGTACGGGCAGACTAGAGTGATGTAGGGGAGACTGGAATTCCTGGTGTAGCGGTGAAATGCGCAGATATCAGGAGGAACACCGATGGCGAAGGCAGGTCTCTGGGCATTAACTGACGCTGAGGAGCGAAAGCATGGGGAGCGAACAGGATTAGATACCCTGGTAGTCCATGCCGTAAACGTTGGGCACTAGGTGTGGGGGACATTCCACGTTTTCCGCGCCGTAGCTAACGCATTAAGTGCCCCGCCTGGGGAGTACGGCCGCAAGGCTAAAACTCAAAGGAATTGACGGGGGCCCGCACAAGCGGCGGAGCATGCGGATTAATTCGATGCAACGCGAAGAACCTTACCAAGGCTTGACATGAACCGGAAAGGCCTGGAAACAGGTCCCCCACTTGTGGTCGGTTTACAGGTGGTGCATGGTTGTCGTCAGCTCGTGTCGTGAGATGTTGGGTTAAGTCCCGCAACGAGCGCAACCCTCGTTCTATGTTGCCAGCGCGTTATGGCGGGGACTCATAGGAGACTGCCGGGGTCAACTCGGAGGAAGGTGGGGACGACGTCAAATCATCATGCCCCTTATGTCTTGGGCTTCACGCATGCTACAATGGCCGGTACAAAGGGTTGCGATACTGTGAGGTGGAGCTAATCCCAAAAAGCCGGTCTCAGTTCGGATTGAGGTCTGCAACTCGACCTCATGAAGTTGGAGTCGCTAGTAATCGCAGATCAGCAACGCTGCGGTGAATACGTTCCCGGGCCTTGTACACACCGCCCGTCAAGTCACGAAAGTTGGTAACACCCGAAGCCGGTGGCCTAACCCCTTGTGGGAGGGAGCCGTCGAAGGTGGGACCGGCGATTGGGACTAAGTCGTAACAAGGTAGCCGTACCGGAAGGTGCGGCTGGATCACCTCCTTTCTAAGGAGCACCTCAAAGTGGCAGGTCCTTCCACAGTGTTGGATGTGTGCTTTGCAGGAGATGCCCATGTCGGAGACATATGTTCTCCGGTGGGTGCTCAAGGGTGGAATATCAATAAATAGGTTCTTCCGGGTTCTGTCCGGCTGGTGAGTACGCCTCCTTCTGGGGGTTGGAAAGCATGGCCGGTCGGGTTGCCCGGTGGGTATCGTTTGGCACACTGTTGGGTCCTGAGGCAACAGGATCTGTTGTTTCTGGTTTTCCTGCGCATGCCGGATGCCGGGCTGTGGGTTTCCCCTTGCGGGGTGCCTGGTCTGGTGGATGGGTGTGACGGGGTTGTTGTTTGAGAACTACATAGTGGACGCGAGCATCTTAAAAATTATTAAGTGCAATTTCAGAAAAACCTGGTGACCGGTCTTGTACTGGTAACCGTGGTTTTCTCGATAGCGATATTAATTATTGATCTTTGTGGTCAAGTTTTTAAGGGCACACGGTGGATGCCTTGGCATCAGGAGCCGAAGAAGGACGTAGGAATCTGCGATAAGCCTGGGGAGTTGATAACCGAGCGTTGATCCCAGGATGTCCGAATGGGGAAACCCCGCCCGGCGCGCGAGTGACCGGGTGACCCGCATCTGAACACATAGGGTGCGTGGAGGGAACGCGGGGAAGTGAAACATCTCAGTACCCGCAGGAAGAGAAAACAACAGTGATTCCGTTAGTAGTGGCGAGCGAACGCGGAAGAGGCTAAACCAGTGGTGTGTGATAGCCGGCGGGCGTTGCATCACTGGGGTTGCGGGACTTTCCGTATCAGTTCTGCCGGACTGGTGAAGTGAGTGCAGGTGCATAGGTGAACTGGTTTGAAAGCCAGGCCGTAGAGGGTGTTAGCCCCGTAACCGGAATGTATGCTGCCGCTTGGAGAGGATCCCAAGTAGCACGGGGCCCGAGAAATCCCGTGCGAATCTGCCAGGACCACCTGGTAAGCCTAAATACTCCCTGATGACCGATAGCGGACAAGTACCGTGAGGGAAAGGTGAAAAGTACCCCGGGAGGGGAGTGAAATAGTACCTGAAACCGTGTGCCTACAAACCGTTGGAGCAGCCTTGTTGCTGTGACAGCGTGCCTTTTGAAGAATGAGCCTGCGAGTTAGTGTTACGTCGCGAGGTTAACCCGTGTGGGGAAGCCGTAGCGAAAGCGAGTCTGAATAGGGCGAGTGAGTGGCGTGATCTAGACCCGAAGCGGAGTGATCTACCCATGGCCAGGTTGAAGCGACGGTAAGACGTCGTGGAGGACCGAACCCACTTCAGTTGAAAATGGAGGGGATGAGCTGTGGGTAGGGGTGAAAGGCCAATCAAACTCCGTGATAGCTGGTTCTCCCCGAAATGCATTTAGGTGCAGCGTTGCGTGTTTCTTGCCGGAGGTAGAGCTACTGGATGGCCGATGGGCCCTACAAGGTTACTGACGTCAGCCAAACTCCGAATGCCGGTAAGTGAGAGCGCAGCAGTGAGACTGTGGGGGATAAGCTTCATAGTCGAGAGGGAAACAGCCCAGACCACCAACTAAGGCCCCTAAGCGTGTGCTAAGTGGGAAAGGATGTGGAGTTGCCCAGACAACCAGGAGGTTGGCTTAGAAGCAGCCACCCTTGAAAGAGTGCGTAATAGCTCACTGGTCAAGTGATTCCGCGCCGACAATGTAGCGGGGCTCAAGTACACCGCCGAAGTTGTGGATTTCAGATTATTGGTAAGCCTTCGTGGTTCAGCCGTCTGGAGTGGTAGGGGAGCGTCGTGTGGGCAGTGAAGCTGCGGTGTAAACCAGTGGTGGAGCCTACACGAGTGAGAATGCAGGCATGAGTAGCGAAAGACGGGTGAGAAACCCGTCCGCCGAATGATCAAGGGTTCCAGGGTCAAGCTAATCTGCCCTGGGTAAGTCGGGACCTAAGGCGAGGCCGACAGGCGTAGTCGATGGACAACGGGTTGATATTCCCGTACCGGCGAAAAACCGCCCATACCAAGCGGGGGATACTAACCGCCCGAAACCTGCCCGTGCACCCTTGTGGTGTTCCGGGTTTTGGTGGAGCGCGGGACCGTAACCTGGGAGGTAAGCGTATTAACAGGTGTGACGCAGGAAGGTAGCCGGGCCGGGCGATGGTTGTCCTGGTCTAAGGATGTAGGGTCAGTGATTGGCAAATCCGTCACTGTGTCTTTGATGACGCACCTGAGATCTGATGGGACCCCCGTATGGGGGAATCCGGTGATCCTATGCTGCCTAGAAAAGCATCGGCGCGAGGTTTTAGCCGCCCGTACCCCAAACCGACACAGGTGATCAGGTAGAGAATACTAAGGCGATCGAGAGAATTATGGTTAAGGAACTCGGCAAAATGCCCCCGTAACTTCGGGAGAAGGGGGGCCTGCCCCGTGATGGAAACTTGCTTTCCGGAGCGGGTGTGGGCCGCAGAGACCAGGGGGAAGCGACTGTTTACTAAAAACACAGGTCCGTGCGAAGTCGCAAGACGATGTATACGGACTGACTCCTGCCCGGTGCTGGAAGGTTAAGAGGACCGGTTAGCCCTTACGGGCGAAGCTGGGAATTTAAGCCCCAGTAAACGGCGGTGGTAACTATAACCATCCTAAGGTAGCGAAATTCCTTGTCGGGTAAGTTCCGACCTGCACGAATGGAGTAACGACTTCCCCGCTGTCTCAACCATAAACTCGGCGAAATTGCAGTACGAGTAAAGATGCTCGTTACGCGCAGCAGGACGGAAAGACCCCGAGACCTTTACTATAGTTTGGTATTGGTGTTCGGTGTGGCTTGTGTAGGATAGGTGGGAGACTGTGAGACCCGGACGCCAGTTCGGGTGGAGTCATCGTTGAAATACCACTCTGGTCATACTGGATATCTAACTTCGGCCCGTAATCCGGGTCAGGGACAGTGCCTGATGGGTAGTTTAACTGGGGCGGTTGCCTCCTAAAGAGTAACGGAGGCGCCCAAAGGTTCCCTCAGCCTGGTTGGCAATCAGGTGTCGAGTGTAAGTGCACAAGGGAGCTTGACTGTGAGAGAGACATCTCAAGCAGGGACGAAAGTCGGGACTAGTGATCCGGCGGTACATTGTGGAATGGCCGTCGCTCAACGGATAAAAGGTACCTCGGGGATAACAGGCTGATCTTGCCCAAGAGTCCATATCGACGGCATGGTTTGGCACCTCGATGTCGGCTCGTCGCATCCTGGGGCTGGAGTAGGTCCCAAGGGTTGGGCTGTTCGCCCATTAAAGCGGTACGCGAGCTGGGTTTAGAACGTCGTGAGACAGTTCGGTCCCTATCCGCTGCGCGCGCAGGAAATTTGAGAAGGGCTGTCCTTAGTACGAGAGGACCGGGACGGACGAACCTCTGGTGTGTCAGTTGTACTGCCAAGTGCATCGCTGATTAGCTACGTTCGGATGGGATAACCGCTGAAAGCATCTAAGCGGGAAGCCTGCTTCGAGATGAGATTTCCATACACCTTGTGTGTGAGAGGCCCCCAGCCAGACCACTGGGTTGATAGGCCGGATGTGGAAGCGGGGACTAAAGACCCGTGAAGCTGACCGGTACTAATAGGCCGATAACTTACACCACACCAACACCTGGGGAAACACGACTTCAAACGGTTTCCCAACGTACAGGGTGTTGTGATCATGCTGCTTGCGTCCACTATGTGGTTCCCAACCAACAACCCGCCAGGGTTGTTCTGGTTGCAGGAACTAATTGAATACACGGTTATCGTGTAATCCACTGATTTACCCGCCATACCACCGGACTCGGTCCGGGTGGGTGTGTGCCGGGTTGGTAGGGTTACGGCGGTCATTGCGCGGGGGAAACGCCCGGTCCCATTCCGAACCCGGAAGCTAAGACCCGCAGCGCCGATGGTACTGCACCTGGGAGGGTGTGGGAGAGTAGGTCACCGCCGGACAACCATTAGAACCCCTGTCGGGGGTTCCGGGCTACGGGCCCCGCACTAGGTGCGGGGCCCGACCTGTTTAACCCGACCGGATTGAACCCGCCGAAACCCGGGGTCGCCGGCTACCGAGCGTGCCGGCCTGGCCGGAGGGCCGGGTTCCGGGGTGCCGGAGCGCTGGCTGACGGCTGGAGGCTGGACCGCCGGATGAGCGGGGCGGTTGAACGGCTGTTCCGGGTTCCGGGTCAGCCGTACCGGGCGGGTGCCTTGGTTCTCTGTGGCTGCTTGTACCGGAAGGGGCTTCTTGTACCGGAAGGCCTGTACGCCGGGGTGCGCAAAATCATGCGGCATGGCGGGATCGGCCGCACAGCGTGCTGCACAGTTCCCCGTGTGCCCCGAGACCTCGCTTCACCGAAGACCCGCGTGAGCATGAGTGGCGGGGACCACGCTGCGTGCGACCGGGCGCGCCGCTTGCGGCCGGTGCACAAAATCACCCGGACGGGGTATGCCGGGCGTTGCCGCACGGCGTGCTGCACAGCTCTCAGCGCTAACGTCTCGCGGCTATGACCGGGCGTTGGTTGCACGGCGTGCTGCACAGAATCAACAGAGTCCACCCCTTTTGCAAAACCGGCAGGCAAGGCCAAGGTCCCCGGTGCTGCATAATTTCCCACTCCCCGTCGCTCCCGTGGCTGGAATGAACTCGTGGGTAACACCAGTAACTGCAGCTGGGAAACCCGGAGCCCGAACACCAGCGCGGCACCATTCCCGCCAGAAGCACCGCGGCATCGTGCCGTGTTGCCGCGGCGTGCGTGGCTCAGACTCTGAGCATCTTGCAGGGGCTGCCCCCAGGGTAAACGCTTCCTCCCGGGGTAAAGGCACTGCACTGTGGGTAAAATCGCTGCGTTCCGGGGCAAAATCACTGCGCACCGGGGCAAACGCTGCATCATGGGTAAACGCTGCACTCTGAGCACGGAAACACTGCGCTCGGGGATTTCACTGCGCCCTGTGGCACGGTCTCACTGCGTTTCGGGACAAACCGATCGTCTTGGGAAAAACCGGGTACGGCGCCGTGCAGCAGATTCCCACAACACACGAATTAGGCCCAAACGCAGCAAAACCGATCGACCCGGGGTCCGCAAACCGGCCAGACGCAGCCCGGCACCGTGAACGGCTCATGCGCCACAAACCTCAGACCCCTTCGCCTCGAAGACGGAGCTGCTAAGCCAACCGACTCGCTCGCGCCCCCTGGGGTCTACCCGCAGTGCAGGCTTGTCGCCGGGTGAATGGCTGAGAGCATCTGGGCTGGGACGCTGGCTGGTCGCCTGCACCTGGGCGGCTGGGACGCGCCTGCGCCTCCGGTTATGCGTCCCACGATTGGTTGCACGAGTCCTGCTGACGCCGTAGGCCCAGGGATCCGCTGCTGGCGGCACTAGATCCCGCGTACTCGAAGGTATCGCAGGCAATCCCCTGGTTCTGCAGGCAGTCAGTTTCGGAACCTAAAGAGTGCGATACGTAACCGGATTGTGGCTAAAACGCGTAGTTCTTCTCTGTCGCAAAGGGGTATCTGCCCGTAGTCTCGCGCTTCCGCAGGGAGCGGACCTTACCCGATAGAGCCGCAGGACTCTGTTGCGGCAGCAAACTTACAGAGGAGCCGATGTCCATGAAGCATTCTTCGTCACTCGCGCGTGTCAGGGGACATTCCAGACAGACCAAATACAGACGTGGCCTTCATAGGAAGGGGTCGCTGCTTGCAGTGTTGACTGCCGGAATGGTCCTGGCAGCACCGCTAAGCGCGGTGGCGCTTGAGCCGTTGCCGGCAGTTGTAGTCACCGGATTCGGCCCGGGGCAGGAGGTTCAGGGGCTCCACCCCGGCGAGGCCGCTGTTCCAAACCCCCTTGATGAGTACCCAGCCGAGAATCCCGCAGACTACGTCAACATGGACACCTATGCCGGCATCGTCCAGACCGCCAGCGTTGACGACCCGGAGCAGGTTGCTCTGATGTACTGCATCAACGTGTACCTGGACACGGAGGTTGGCCTCGACTACGTACTGGACACATGGGCGGAATCGAACGTTCCGAATATCGGGTACGTGACCTATGTCCTGAACAACTACTATCCCAATACCGGGCTGCCCGCCGGACTGGACGAGGACCAGCAGGCCGCAGCCGTGCAGGCAGCTATTTGGTACTTTACGGACGGCTTCGTGCTGGATACATCGGAGGAAGAAATCCGATCTGCTGCTGCAGCAATCGTGTTGGATGCACAAACCAATGGCCCAGCCGTAACGCCAGGCGTTCCGGGAATCGAGATTACGCCGGAGACGGCTTCGGCGTTCCTCGGCTCAAGGGCTGGTCCTTTCACGGTGAACGGACAGAACGTGGGCCCCATTACCGTAACCGCCCCGGAGGGAAGCTCCCTTCACACTGATGCTGTTGGCGGGCAGGAGATTGCAAGCGGCTCCGCCGTGGAACCGGGCACGGACCTTTGGGTCCAGAACAACACCGGGGTCGCTGCGGATGGCTCGTTGTCTGCGGCAGCCAGCGTGACACTGGAGACGGGCAGCGTGTATTTGGGAGCGGGGAACCCAGCCGACGCGCAACCGCTGATCCTGGCGTCCACGTCACAGGCAAACGCCACAGACTTTGCAACCTTCGTCCATACCGAGGTGGATCCTGGCACGCTGGTTGTCTCCAAGGCCATCACCGGCGCGGGCGCAGGCAACCAGAGCGACATCATCGTTAGCGTGGACTGTGGTGCCGAGCTGAACGAATCCTTCATCATCGCCGCTGGAACTCCGGCGGGTACGTATGTTCAGACCTTTGAAGAGATCGCCGACGGGACATCCTGCACGGTCAGCGAGGTGAGCTCGGGCTCCAACGAGATTGTCAATGTGGTTGCCGGTGAATCTGCGACGGTGGACATCGTGACGGGGCAAACCTCTGTGGCTGAACTAGTTAACGATGTGCAGTTCATCTATGGACAGCTTTCGGTAGTCAAGCACTTCGCAGGCGACGGCGCCGGGTTCCAGGACCAGGTTGTACTGTCCGTGGTCTGCGACGGCGAGGTGGCAGATTCCATCGTTATTCCCGCAGGCAACACCGATATAGTCACGAGGACTTACGACCAGATTCCTGCCGGCTCTACCTGCTTCATCCGCGAGGAAGAATCCGGGCAGAATACCGAGGTTCTTGTCAGCGTCGACCTTCCGGACCCCGTGCTGGTAACCGGCGGACAGAACACCACTCTCGAAGCGGTCAACACCTACACCGAGCGGGGACGGGCAACCCTCCCACGGACCGGGGCAAACGCCGTGAGCCAGGAGCTCGCCCTGATGGGCGGGGGAATCCTGCTGGTGGGCACGCTGATGGTCTTGGGATCCCGACGACGGCGCCACCCGCAGTAAGCGCACGTCACCTGCAGTAATCACCAGGAACAACCGCCCGCTGCACTTCGCCCTTGTCCCGGCACCATAAAAACGCCAGGACAGGGAAGAAACGCCCGTCTGGCCGGCGCACGACATCAATGTCGGGCGCCGGCCAGACGCGTAACGTAGATGGTCGCACTTTGTGTTCACCGGCGGGATTCGGAGCGGTTGCAACGGGCCAGACAGAGGTGTCGCAGGCCATGTCCCGCGGATTTGCGCAGGGGTGCAGAGGCATGTAAAGTTTTTCTAGTCGCCGCGGCCGGGACGCTCCGCTGAAAAGCTGGAAGCAA harbors:
- a CDS encoding DUF5979 domain-containing protein, whose amino-acid sequence is MVLAAPLSAVALEPLPAVVVTGFGPGQEVQGLHPGEAAVPNPLDEYPAENPADYVNMDTYAGIVQTASVDDPEQVALMYCINVYLDTEVGLDYVLDTWAESNVPNIGYVTYVLNNYYPNTGLPAGLDEDQQAAAVQAAIWYFTDGFVLDTSEEEIRSAAAAIVLDAQTNGPAVTPGVPGIEITPETASAFLGSRAGPFTVNGQNVGPITVTAPEGSSLHTDAVGGQEIASGSAVEPGTDLWVQNNTGVAADGSLSAAASVTLETGSVYLGAGNPADAQPLILASTSQANATDFATFVHTEVDPGTLVVSKAITGAGAGNQSDIIVSVDCGAELNESFIIAAGTPAGTYVQTFEEIADGTSCTVSEVSSGSNEIVNVVAGESATVDIVTGQTSVAELVNDVQFIYGQLSVVKHFAGDGAGFQDQVVLSVVCDGEVADSIVIPAGNTDIVTRTYDQIPAGSTCFIREEESGQNTEVLVSVDLPDPVLVTGGQNTTLEAVNTYTERGRATLPRTGANAVSQELALMGGGILLVGTLMVLGSRRRRHPQ